In the genome of Campylobacter avium LMG 24591, the window GAGGTTCAGTACTTTATGCTTGGATGGCTATGAAAGAAGCTGAAAACCCTTTCTTTGAGTATTATGATGATTTGCTTGAAATTTGCTTAAAATACGATGTAACGCTTTCTTTAGGAGATGCCTTAAGACCGGGTTGCACTCATGATGCAAGTGATGCAGCACAAATAGCAGAGCTTATCGAGCTTTCACTGCTTACAAAAAGAGCTTGGCAAGCCGGGGTGCAAGTGATGATAGAAGGACCAGGACATATGGCTATAAATGAGATAGAAGCGAATATGCAGCTTGAAAAGAGGATTTGTAACGGTGCGCCATTTTATGTGCTAGGACCCTTAGTTACTGATATAGGTGCTGGCTATGATCATATAAGTTCAGCCATAGGAGGAGCTGTTGCGGCTGCAGCTGGAGCTGATATACTTTGCTATGTAACACCAGCTGAGCATTTAAGATTGCCAAATTTAGCTGATGTAAGAGATGGTATAGTAGCCACAAAGATAGCCGCTCACGCAGGAGATATAGCAAAGCTTCCTAAGGAAAGAAAAATTGATGATGAGATGAGCAAAGCAAGGCAAGACATAGACTGGGAAAAGATGTTTAAGCTAGCAATAGACGGAGAAAAGGCTAAGCAGATGTTTAATGAAAGACGTCCGGATGACTTAAATTCTTGTTCTATGTGCGGAAAAATGTGTGCTATGAATACTATGAATTTAATAATGCAAGAAAAAGATGTGAAGTTAGTTTGACTTGAGTGCTAATCTTTAGGGATTAGCACTACTTTATACTATCATCTTTAAATTCATCATAAGCTTTAACCTGTGCCTTGTAGGCCTTAAATACATTTAATATAGCAGCTGCAACGCCTATAAAAACTCCAAAGAAAAAAAGCGTTAGTGAGCCTGTGAGTTCTTTTAGGCCGTATCCTATGCCAATGCCTATTAAAACCGCCACCACTATGGAAATTCCAAGCGAAAGCCCGTCCGCTGCTTCTATGCTTTTTTTTATGATTTTTTGCTTTTTACTCATAGCTCTTTCATGCTTTCAAAGGCTGCGTTTATGGTTGTATCTATCATCTTTTCATTCATCTTAGCACAGATAAAGCCCACTTCAAACTGCGAACAAGCAAGATAAATTCCCCTTTTTAGCATGGCCTTATGAAAGGAGGCAAAATGCTGTAAATTTGATTTTCTGGCGTCTTGGTAGTTATTTACCTCATTTTCGTTAAAGAAAAAGCCAAACATAGAACCAACACAGCAAGTTTGTAACGCAATGTTAGCAGCATTGGCCGCTTCTTTTAGGCCTGAGCTTAGCCTGTAAGCTAGCTTGCCTAAATTTTTGTAAAGATTTTTATCTTTTTTTGCCTTTTTTATGCTAGCAAGTCCGGCCGCCATGGCCAAAGGATTTCCACTTAGAGTTCCTGCTTGATAAACTCCGCCTAAAGGGCTTAAAATGGACATTATCTCGTCCTTTGCTCCGAAAGCAGCAGCTGGCAAGCCGCCTCCTATAACCTTACCAAAGGTGATGATGTCAGCTTCTATGCCATTTATGCCAAAAGAGCCATGAAAAGAGGCTCTAAAGCCGCTCATAACTTCATCAAAGATTAGCACAGTGCCATTTTTCTTGCAAAGTGCTTGTAATTTTTCTAAGAATTCTTGCTTGGCAGGCACTAAGCCCATGTTACCAGCGATTGGTTCTATTATCACGCAGGCTATGTCTTTATGCTTGTCAAAAAGAGCTTCTACGCTTTTGATGTCGTTGTATGTAGCCACTAGGGTATTTTTAGCCACATCTTCTAAAACACCTAAAGATGAAGGTGTGTTAAAGGTAGCAGCACCGCTTCCAGCACTCACTAATAAAGAATCAGAATGCCCATGATAACAGCCGTCAAATTTTAAAATTTTATCCCTTTTTGTGTAACCCCTAGCAAGCCTTATGGCAGACATCGTAGCTTCTGTACCTGAACTTACAAAGCGAATTTTATCTATATGCTTAAATTCTTTTAAGATAGCTTTTGCGAGTTTTGTTTCTAAAAGCGTTGGAGCACCAAAGCTTGAACCCTTTTTTAAAGCCTTTTTGCAAGCTTTCATTATATCCTCATCGCAGTGCCCAAAGAGCAGGGGCCCCCAGCTTTGCACATAGTCTATGTATGAATTTCCGTCTATATCCTTGATGTAAGCACCTTTGCCACTATCTATAAAAAGCGGATTTGTACCAACTGATTTAAAAGCTCTTACGGGGGAATTTACGCCGCCGGGTATGTATTTTAGAGCCTCTTTGAAGGCTTTTTTAC includes:
- a CDS encoding AtpZ/AtpI family protein, coding for MSKKQKIIKKSIEAADGLSLGISIVVAVLIGIGIGYGLKELTGSLTLFFFGVFIGVAAAILNVFKAYKAQVKAYDEFKDDSIK
- the thiC gene encoding phosphomethylpyrimidine synthase ThiC — its product is MKTQMLYAREGIFTKEMQIVAKKEGLSEDFLLENLASGKIIIPANINHTSLDPNGIGFGLRTKVNVNLGVSNDCVDYSEEMQKVDLAHKFKIEAIMDLSNYGKTSAFRDELIKRSKAMIGTVPVYDAVGFLEKDLKQICAKDFLDVVYHHAKSGVDFMTIHAGINSRAARVFKEGTKRITNIVSRGGSVLYAWMAMKEAENPFFEYYDDLLEICLKYDVTLSLGDALRPGCTHDASDAAQIAELIELSLLTKRAWQAGVQVMIEGPGHMAINEIEANMQLEKRICNGAPFYVLGPLVTDIGAGYDHISSAIGGAVAAAAGADILCYVTPAEHLRLPNLADVRDGIVATKIAAHAGDIAKLPKERKIDDEMSKARQDIDWEKMFKLAIDGEKAKQMFNERRPDDLNSCSMCGKMCAMNTMNLIMQEKDVKLV
- the hemL gene encoding glutamate-1-semialdehyde 2,1-aminomutase; the protein is MQNSKKAFKEALKYIPGGVNSPVRAFKSVGTNPLFIDSGKGAYIKDIDGNSYIDYVQSWGPLLFGHCDEDIMKACKKALKKGSSFGAPTLLETKLAKAILKEFKHIDKIRFVSSGTEATMSAIRLARGYTKRDKILKFDGCYHGHSDSLLVSAGSGAATFNTPSSLGVLEDVAKNTLVATYNDIKSVEALFDKHKDIACVIIEPIAGNMGLVPAKQEFLEKLQALCKKNGTVLIFDEVMSGFRASFHGSFGINGIEADIITFGKVIGGGLPAAAFGAKDEIMSILSPLGGVYQAGTLSGNPLAMAAGLASIKKAKKDKNLYKNLGKLAYRLSSGLKEAANAANIALQTCCVGSMFGFFFNENEVNNYQDARKSNLQHFASFHKAMLKRGIYLACSQFEVGFICAKMNEKMIDTTINAAFESMKEL